Proteins encoded within one genomic window of Cellulomonas xiejunii:
- the sucB gene encoding 2-oxoglutarate dehydrogenase, E2 component, dihydrolipoamide succinyltransferase, which produces MSDNVQLPALGESVTEGTVTRWLKNIGDTVAVDEPLLEISTDKVDTEIPSPFAGVLEQILVQEDETVEVGATLAVIGSGEGSGDAGSGEQQAPAEQAAEPAAEQAPAEEPAAEQSAQQPVEEHEDAPAPAAPSGGGGGQEVTLPALGESVTEGTVTRWLKAVGDEVAVDEPLLEISTDKVDTEIPSPVAGTLQEIRVQEDETVEVGAVLAVVGSGDAAAAPAAEQPAAPAQSSPAPEQAAASAQDAPQDGGEAPTPQAEQAPAAEQPAPAAEQPAAQASAAGSYLTPLVRKLATEKGVDVSTLTGSGVGGRIRKEDVLEAAAKAEEARKAADAAKVAPAPAASTPAPTKAATPQVSPLRGTTEKASRLRQIIAERMVEALHTQAQLTTVVEVDVTRIARLRARAKDDFKAREGVNLTFLPFFVQAAVEALKTYPKVNGVLEDKTITYHGQENVGIAVDTERGLLVPVIRDAGDLNIAGISRKIADLAARTRANKVTPDELSGATFTVTNTGSGGAIIDTPIVPGGTSAILGTGAIVKRPVVVKDADGAEVIAIRSMCYLCLSYDHRLVDGADASRYLTAVKNRLEEGAFEAELGL; this is translated from the coding sequence ATGTCCGACAACGTGCAGCTTCCCGCGCTCGGTGAGTCCGTCACCGAGGGCACCGTCACCCGTTGGCTCAAGAACATCGGCGACACCGTCGCCGTCGACGAGCCCTTGCTCGAGATCTCGACCGACAAGGTCGACACCGAGATCCCGTCGCCGTTCGCCGGCGTCCTCGAGCAGATCCTCGTCCAGGAGGACGAGACCGTCGAGGTCGGCGCCACGCTGGCCGTGATCGGCTCCGGCGAGGGCAGCGGCGACGCCGGCTCCGGCGAGCAGCAGGCCCCGGCCGAGCAGGCGGCCGAACCTGCCGCGGAGCAGGCTCCCGCCGAGGAGCCCGCGGCCGAGCAGTCGGCGCAGCAGCCCGTCGAGGAGCACGAGGACGCACCGGCCCCGGCTGCACCGTCCGGCGGCGGTGGCGGCCAGGAGGTCACGCTGCCGGCACTGGGCGAGTCCGTCACGGAGGGCACCGTCACCCGGTGGCTCAAGGCCGTCGGCGACGAGGTCGCGGTGGACGAGCCCCTGCTCGAGATCTCCACCGACAAGGTCGACACCGAGATCCCGTCGCCCGTCGCCGGCACGCTGCAGGAGATCCGCGTCCAGGAGGACGAGACCGTCGAGGTCGGCGCCGTCCTGGCCGTCGTCGGGTCGGGCGACGCCGCCGCAGCCCCCGCGGCGGAGCAGCCCGCAGCACCGGCGCAGTCGAGCCCGGCGCCCGAGCAGGCGGCGGCGTCCGCCCAGGACGCTCCGCAGGACGGCGGCGAGGCACCCACGCCGCAGGCAGAGCAGGCGCCCGCCGCCGAGCAGCCCGCGCCCGCCGCGGAGCAGCCCGCCGCGCAGGCGTCGGCCGCAGGCTCCTACCTCACGCCGCTGGTCCGCAAGCTCGCGACCGAGAAGGGCGTGGACGTCTCCACGCTGACCGGTTCGGGCGTCGGCGGCCGCATCCGCAAGGAGGACGTCCTCGAGGCGGCCGCCAAGGCGGAGGAGGCACGCAAGGCGGCGGACGCCGCCAAGGTCGCGCCCGCCCCGGCCGCATCGACCCCGGCGCCGACCAAGGCCGCGACGCCCCAGGTGTCGCCGCTGCGCGGCACGACGGAGAAGGCCAGCCGGCTGCGCCAGATCATCGCCGAGCGCATGGTCGAGGCGCTGCACACGCAGGCCCAGCTCACGACGGTCGTCGAGGTCGACGTGACCCGGATCGCACGCCTGCGGGCACGTGCGAAGGACGACTTCAAGGCACGCGAGGGCGTCAACCTCACATTCCTCCCCTTCTTCGTCCAGGCCGCGGTCGAGGCGCTCAAGACGTACCCGAAGGTCAACGGGGTGCTCGAGGACAAGACGATCACCTACCACGGCCAGGAGAACGTCGGCATCGCGGTCGACACCGAGCGGGGGCTCCTCGTCCCCGTCATCCGCGACGCGGGCGACCTCAACATCGCCGGCATCTCGCGCAAGATCGCCGACCTCGCCGCACGCACGCGTGCCAACAAGGTCACGCCGGACGAGCTGTCCGGTGCGACCTTCACCGTCACGAACACCGGCTCGGGCGGCGCGATCATCGACACGCCGATCGTCCCGGGCGGGACGTCCGCGATCCTGGGCACGGGCGCGATCGTCAAGCGCCCCGTGGTCGTCAAGGACGCGGACGGCGCGGAGGTCATCGCGATCCGGTCGATGTGCTACCTGTGCCTGTCGTACGACCACCGTCTGGTCGACGGCGCCGACGCGTCGCGCTACCTCACCGCGGTGAAGAACCGTCTCGAGGAGGGCGCGTTCGAGGCCGAGCTCGGCCTCTGA
- a CDS encoding TIGR01777 family oxidoreductase, with amino-acid sequence MRVLVAGSSGLVGTALVQHLRESGHDVVRLVRRAPRSPGESAWDPVAGSIDTAVVASCDAVVDLAGVAVASRPLTAARKRDIVTSRVQTAGLLSRTLAELAAGRDDSPPRVLLQASGIGAYGDRGDTLLREDEPLGDTFFAGVVRRWEAATAPAQDAGVRVVHLRTGIVLSAHGGAAAPLLLPLRAGVATRLGSGRQYWSWISLLDEVRAITHLLTQPVEGPANLVARADRHGDLVAALAHAWGARVTVPVPAPLLRVALRDFSSEVLGSINADAAVLRASGFVPRHGTATEVAHWLRASRRRAP; translated from the coding sequence ATGCGCGTGCTCGTCGCCGGGTCGTCCGGCCTCGTCGGGACGGCGCTCGTGCAGCACCTGCGCGAGTCCGGCCACGACGTCGTCCGCCTGGTACGCCGGGCCCCGCGGTCCCCCGGCGAGTCCGCGTGGGACCCCGTCGCCGGGAGCATCGACACGGCGGTCGTCGCGTCGTGCGACGCCGTGGTGGACCTCGCCGGTGTCGCCGTGGCGTCACGCCCGCTGACCGCCGCGCGCAAGCGCGACATCGTGACCTCACGCGTGCAGACCGCCGGGCTGCTCTCGCGGACGCTCGCGGAGCTCGCTGCCGGCCGGGACGACTCCCCACCGCGCGTGCTGCTGCAGGCCTCGGGCATCGGCGCGTACGGCGACCGCGGTGACACCCTGCTGCGCGAGGACGAGCCCCTGGGCGACACCTTCTTCGCCGGCGTCGTCCGTCGCTGGGAGGCCGCGACGGCACCGGCGCAGGACGCGGGCGTCCGCGTCGTGCACCTGCGGACCGGCATCGTGCTGAGCGCGCACGGCGGTGCCGCCGCCCCCCTGCTCCTCCCGCTGCGCGCCGGCGTCGCGACGCGGCTGGGGTCCGGCCGGCAGTACTGGAGCTGGATCAGCCTGCTCGACGAGGTCCGCGCGATCACGCACCTGCTGACCCAGCCCGTCGAGGGTCCGGCCAACCTCGTGGCACGGGCGGACCGGCACGGCGACCTGGTCGCGGCCCTGGCACACGCGTGGGGCGCACGTGTGACGGTCCCGGTGCCCGCACCCCTCCTGCGCGTCGCCCTGCGGGACTTCTCCTCGGAGGTCCTCGGGTCGATCAACGCCGACGCCGCCGTGCTGCGTGCGTCGGGCTTCGTGCCACGGCACGGCACCGCCACCGAGGTGGCGCACTGGCTCAGGGCGTCGCGCCGCCGGGCTCCCTGA
- a CDS encoding Gfo/Idh/MocA family oxidoreductase, with amino-acid sequence MEPLRIGLIGYGAAGRGIHARLARETGQDVVAVVTRHRGDQVVADWPRARVVPDVAALLAAPQDLDLVVVASPTGEHAAHVRAALEADVAVLVDKPLATTRVQAAALVRLAREREGRLTVFQNRRWDPEQLTLQGLLAAGTLGRVHRFERRWERFRPQPQHRWKEQDPVAGGLLLDLGAHLVDSAVQLFGPVRRVHAELRALTTPAFDDVFLALEHAPDATGHHVVSHLWGGGLVGAPGPRTRVLGDAGAYLVTSFEAEPTPFAVLDDAQEAGRRPGEPEHEGWLVRGAERTPVPRAPGGHGDLYRAVQAWLLTGGPVPIDPADAVATARVLDAARVAAETGVAQLLD; translated from the coding sequence ATGGAGCCGCTGCGCATCGGGCTGATCGGGTACGGCGCGGCCGGGCGTGGGATCCACGCCCGGCTCGCGCGCGAGACGGGGCAGGACGTCGTCGCCGTCGTCACGCGCCACCGCGGCGACCAGGTGGTCGCGGACTGGCCGAGGGCGCGCGTCGTGCCCGACGTGGCCGCGCTGCTGGCCGCCCCGCAGGACCTGGACCTCGTCGTCGTGGCGAGCCCGACGGGCGAGCACGCCGCGCACGTGCGTGCGGCGCTCGAGGCCGACGTGGCCGTCCTCGTCGACAAGCCGCTCGCCACGACTCGGGTGCAGGCCGCGGCGCTGGTACGGCTCGCGCGCGAGCGCGAGGGTCGGCTGACCGTCTTCCAGAACCGGCGCTGGGACCCCGAGCAGCTGACGCTGCAGGGGCTGCTCGCGGCGGGGACCCTGGGGCGCGTCCACCGCTTCGAGCGACGCTGGGAGAGGTTCCGGCCGCAGCCGCAGCACCGGTGGAAGGAGCAGGACCCGGTCGCGGGCGGCCTGCTGCTGGACCTGGGTGCGCACCTGGTCGACTCCGCCGTGCAGCTGTTCGGCCCGGTGCGGCGCGTGCACGCCGAGCTGCGCGCGCTCACGACGCCCGCGTTCGACGACGTCTTCCTCGCGCTCGAGCACGCGCCCGACGCCACCGGTCACCACGTCGTGTCCCACCTCTGGGGTGGTGGGCTCGTGGGGGCACCAGGGCCGCGGACCCGGGTGCTCGGTGACGCCGGTGCGTATCTCGTCACGAGCTTCGAGGCCGAGCCGACACCGTTCGCGGTGCTCGACGACGCGCAGGAGGCGGGCCGGCGGCCCGGCGAGCCGGAGCACGAGGGCTGGCTCGTGCGCGGCGCGGAGCGCACGCCCGTGCCGCGCGCGCCGGGGGGCCACGGCGACCTGTACCGGGCGGTGCAGGCGTGGCTGCTGACCGGGGGGCCCGTCCCCATCGATCCCGCGGACGCGGTCGCCACCGCCCGGGTCCTGGACGCGGCCCGGGTGGCTGCGGAGACCGGCGTGGCCCAGCTCCTCGACTGA
- a CDS encoding MMPL family transporter, with protein MLRNPVARAVAVAVVLVVWMGFASVGGMAQGKLSQVQTNDAAAFLPSSAQSTRAAEASRDFVDTQTLPALVVLTPADGGDVTDEQLRAVAQFAGEFAQKEVGDGTWAQRLTGDIVPIPSEDGEAILLAVPLDADAAEELVGEESLTNVLVTDLRAALDDELGATASGAGELGLEAWVTGPAGFVTDLGTAFAGIDGLLLLVALGAVLLILVIVYRSPFLPLVVIFTAVFALALAGLVVYELADAGVLVLNGQAQGILSILVVGAAVDYSLLLVARYREELKRTDHPADAMRIAWRQSLEPIAASAGTVVAGLLCLLLSDLASNRSLGPVAAIGIAAALLAALTLLPAILLVAGRRSRALFWPRAPRPVTAATTPSTHGEHATAVPPEVADAAEGAGLWARWARFVARRARPVWILSAAVLLLAAAFVPTFRAGGTSQTDVFLTAVDSVAGEEVLAEHYPAGAVQPAIVVVPQEELDAVVEAAEGVEGVSSSAPYTGAASGAPGAGADAPPVVVDGRVRVDVVTEAPSDSQEAVDTVADLREAVTAVAPDAIVGGPAAETLDTQIASERDLRVIVPVVLVVILLILMLLLRSVVAGLLLMAANVLSFAATIGISALVFNHVLDLPDADPVVPLYGFVFLVALGVDYSIFLMTRVREESLRVGTREGVTRGLAVTGGVITSAGLVLAATFAALAVIPLLFLAQLAFIVALGVLVDTFVVRSLLVPGLVHDVGPRSWWPSALARRPEHGAHNAAGEHGPDAADGEHGAHAAAGGAAATTH; from the coding sequence ATGCTGAGGAATCCCGTGGCCCGTGCGGTGGCCGTCGCTGTGGTGCTCGTCGTATGGATGGGGTTCGCCTCCGTGGGGGGGATGGCCCAGGGCAAGCTGTCCCAGGTCCAGACGAACGACGCCGCTGCCTTTCTGCCTTCGTCGGCGCAGTCCACGCGGGCGGCGGAGGCATCCCGCGACTTCGTCGACACGCAGACCCTACCTGCGCTCGTCGTGCTGACCCCTGCCGACGGTGGTGACGTCACCGACGAGCAGCTGCGGGCCGTGGCGCAGTTCGCAGGTGAGTTCGCGCAGAAGGAGGTCGGCGACGGGACCTGGGCGCAGCGCCTGACCGGTGACATCGTCCCGATCCCGTCCGAGGACGGCGAGGCGATCCTGCTCGCCGTCCCGCTCGACGCCGACGCGGCGGAGGAGCTCGTGGGGGAGGAGTCCCTCACCAACGTCCTGGTCACCGACCTGCGGGCCGCGCTCGACGACGAGCTGGGTGCGACCGCGTCCGGCGCGGGCGAGCTCGGCCTCGAGGCGTGGGTGACCGGACCGGCGGGATTCGTCACGGACCTCGGCACCGCCTTCGCCGGCATCGACGGGCTGCTGCTGCTCGTCGCGCTCGGCGCCGTGCTGCTCATCCTCGTCATCGTCTACCGCTCACCGTTCCTGCCGCTCGTCGTGATCTTCACGGCCGTGTTCGCGCTCGCCCTCGCCGGGCTGGTGGTCTACGAGCTCGCCGATGCCGGGGTCCTGGTGCTCAACGGTCAGGCGCAGGGCATCCTGTCGATCCTGGTCGTCGGCGCCGCCGTCGACTACTCGCTGCTGCTGGTCGCGCGGTACCGCGAGGAGCTGAAGCGCACCGACCACCCGGCTGACGCCATGCGCATCGCCTGGCGCCAGTCCCTCGAGCCGATCGCAGCCAGCGCCGGGACGGTCGTCGCCGGTCTGCTCTGCCTGCTCCTGTCGGATCTCGCCTCCAACCGCAGCCTCGGCCCCGTGGCCGCGATCGGCATCGCCGCGGCCCTGCTCGCCGCGCTCACGCTGCTGCCGGCGATCCTCCTCGTCGCCGGTCGGCGCTCGCGCGCCCTGTTCTGGCCCCGGGCTCCGCGCCCGGTGACGGCCGCGACCACGCCGTCGACGCACGGCGAGCACGCTACGGCCGTCCCGCCGGAGGTCGCCGACGCGGCCGAGGGTGCCGGCCTGTGGGCCCGCTGGGCGCGGTTCGTCGCGCGACGGGCACGTCCCGTGTGGATCCTCAGTGCCGCCGTCCTCCTGCTCGCGGCCGCCTTCGTGCCGACGTTCCGCGCCGGCGGCACGAGCCAGACGGACGTGTTCCTCACGGCCGTGGACTCGGTCGCGGGCGAGGAGGTGCTGGCCGAGCACTACCCGGCCGGTGCCGTGCAGCCCGCCATCGTCGTGGTCCCGCAGGAGGAGCTCGACGCGGTGGTGGAGGCCGCCGAGGGGGTCGAGGGCGTGAGCTCGTCCGCCCCCTACACGGGTGCGGCGTCGGGGGCCCCGGGAGCGGGCGCCGACGCACCGCCGGTCGTCGTCGACGGCCGCGTGCGCGTCGACGTCGTCACCGAGGCGCCGTCCGACAGCCAGGAGGCCGTGGACACCGTCGCGGACCTGCGCGAGGCCGTCACCGCGGTGGCGCCCGACGCGATCGTCGGTGGGCCCGCAGCCGAGACGCTGGACACGCAGATCGCGAGCGAGCGGGACCTGCGCGTGATCGTCCCCGTCGTGCTGGTCGTGATCCTGCTGATCCTCATGCTGCTGCTGCGCTCGGTCGTGGCCGGTCTGCTGCTGATGGCGGCCAACGTCCTGTCGTTCGCCGCGACGATCGGCATCTCCGCGCTGGTGTTCAACCACGTGCTCGACCTGCCCGACGCCGACCCGGTCGTCCCGCTGTACGGCTTCGTCTTCCTCGTCGCGCTCGGCGTCGACTACTCGATCTTCCTCATGACGCGCGTCCGGGAGGAGTCGTTGCGCGTCGGCACGCGCGAGGGCGTCACCCGGGGGCTCGCCGTCACCGGCGGCGTCATCACCTCCGCGGGTCTCGTGCTCGCGGCCACCTTCGCCGCGCTGGCCGTGATCCCGCTGCTCTTCCTCGCGCAGCTCGCCTTCATCGTCGCGCTCGGCGTCCTCGTCGACACGTTCGTCGTGCGCAGCCTGCTCGTCCCCGGGTTGGTGCACGACGTCGGGCCGCGCTCCTGGTGGCCCAGCGCGTTGGCCCGGCGTCCGGAGCACGGCGCGCACAACGCCGCCGGTGAGCACGGTCCCGACGCCGCGGACGGCGAGCACGGTGCGCACGCCGCAGCCGGTGGGGCGGCCGCGACGACGCACTGA
- a CDS encoding MarR family winged helix-turn-helix transcriptional regulator, which produces MSTPQVPPVDHWPVGRMLSAVARRIERAWDAHLASWDLNHASLPVLVHVTVTSMSQRELADACGVTEQTMSRVVARLERTGYVTRRPHADDRRRHVIDITPAGAAALAACADPRPAQEQVLGHLPPERRALLDELLRELVAPWELLPGPARPRETTRPSAPTV; this is translated from the coding sequence GTGAGCACCCCGCAGGTGCCGCCGGTGGACCACTGGCCGGTCGGACGGATGCTGTCCGCCGTCGCGCGGCGGATCGAGCGTGCGTGGGACGCGCACCTCGCGTCGTGGGACCTGAACCACGCGAGCCTTCCGGTCCTCGTCCACGTCACGGTCACGTCGATGTCGCAGCGCGAGCTCGCCGACGCGTGCGGCGTCACCGAGCAGACGATGAGCCGCGTGGTCGCCCGGCTCGAGCGCACCGGTTACGTGACGCGCCGCCCGCACGCCGACGACCGCCGACGTCACGTGATCGACATCACGCCCGCGGGCGCGGCCGCCCTCGCAGCGTGCGCCGATCCCCGGCCGGCCCAGGAGCAGGTGCTCGGTCATCTGCCGCCCGAGCGTCGAGCGCTGCTCGACGAGCTGCTGCGTGAGCTCGTCGCGCCGTGGGAGCTGCTGCCGGGACCGGCGCGCCCTCGCGAGACCACTCGGCCGTCGGCACCGACGGTCTAG
- the lipB gene encoding lipoyl(octanoyl) transferase LipB gives MRVEPLQLGTRLQPYVPTWDLQREIHAAVAAGEREDTLLLVEHEPVYTAGRRTARSDRPVDGTPVVDVDRGGRITWHGPGQLVGYPIVRLAEPVDVVRYVRALEEALIRTCADVGVSAGRVEGRSGVWLPADDPTDSPLPRRERKVAAIGVRVARGTTMHGFALNCTASLDWYSRIVPCGIEDADVTTLSAEAARDVTIVEVVPLVVEHLQDALAPLLAVHHEVATGR, from the coding sequence ATGCGCGTCGAACCGCTCCAGCTCGGCACCCGACTGCAGCCGTACGTGCCCACGTGGGACCTGCAGCGCGAGATCCACGCGGCCGTCGCCGCCGGTGAGCGCGAGGACACGCTGCTCCTCGTCGAGCACGAGCCCGTGTACACGGCGGGCAGGCGGACGGCGCGCTCCGACCGGCCCGTCGACGGCACCCCGGTGGTCGACGTCGACCGCGGCGGACGCATCACGTGGCACGGACCGGGCCAGCTGGTCGGCTACCCGATCGTGCGGCTGGCCGAGCCGGTCGACGTCGTGCGCTACGTCCGCGCCCTCGAGGAGGCACTGATCCGCACGTGCGCCGACGTCGGGGTCAGCGCGGGGCGCGTCGAGGGACGCAGCGGCGTGTGGCTGCCCGCCGACGACCCCACGGACTCACCGCTGCCACGCCGTGAGCGCAAGGTCGCCGCGATCGGTGTGCGCGTCGCGCGGGGCACGACGATGCACGGCTTCGCGCTCAACTGCACCGCGTCGCTCGACTGGTACTCGCGCATCGTGCCGTGCGGCATCGAGGACGCCGACGTCACGACGCTGTCCGCCGAGGCGGCGCGCGACGTCACGATCGTCGAGGTCGTGCCGCTGGTCGTGGAGCACCTGCAGGACGCGCTCGCCCCGCTGCTGGCCGTGCACCACGAGGTGGCGACCGGCCGCTGA
- a CDS encoding flavodoxin domain-containing protein gives MRVLVTVASRHGATREMGAEVASQLRAAGHDVDELEPDDVEHVEPYDAVVMGSAVYVGRLALGLRDLVERQAGQLRQRPTWLFWSGPVGDPPMPETVPDDVTDIARTTGARDVAVFAGRLDRDGLNISERALVALTRADAGDFRDLDAVRAWAQKIAGALRSIERDA, from the coding sequence ATGCGCGTCCTGGTGACGGTGGCGTCGCGGCATGGAGCGACGCGCGAGATGGGTGCGGAGGTCGCCTCGCAGCTGCGTGCGGCGGGCCACGACGTCGACGAGCTCGAGCCGGACGACGTCGAGCACGTCGAGCCCTACGACGCCGTGGTGATGGGTTCGGCCGTGTACGTCGGGCGGCTGGCGCTCGGGCTGCGGGACCTCGTCGAGCGGCAGGCGGGTCAGCTGAGGCAGCGCCCCACGTGGTTGTTCTGGTCCGGACCGGTGGGGGACCCGCCGATGCCCGAGACGGTGCCCGACGACGTGACCGACATCGCCCGTACGACGGGGGCGCGCGACGTGGCGGTGTTCGCCGGGCGGCTGGACCGCGACGGGCTCAACATCTCCGAGCGCGCGCTCGTCGCGCTCACGCGGGCCGACGCGGGCGACTTCCGCGACCTCGACGCGGTGCGCGCCTGGGCGCAGAAGATCGCGGGCGCGCTGCGCTCGATCGAGCGGGACGCGTAA
- the lipA gene encoding lipoyl synthase encodes MTIAPEGRRMLRVEARNAATPIEKKPEWIRTRATTGPEYSELKGLVRREGLHTVCEEAGCPNIFECWEDREATFLIGGDQCTRRCDFCQIDTGKPAALDTDEPRRVAESVQAMGLKYSTITGVARDDLPDGGVWLYAETVRQIHAMNPGTGVELLIPDFNAVPELLDLVNESRPEVLAHNLETVPRIFKQIRPAFRYERSLSVLTRAREAGLVTKSNLILGMGETTEEVVEALQDLHDAGCDLITITQYLRPSVRHHPVARWVRPEEFVALSEEAERIGFLGVMSGPLVRSSYRAGRLWGQAMRRRGLDIPDALAHLGEPMTARQEASALLSRTTAG; translated from the coding sequence GTGACGATCGCTCCCGAGGGCCGCCGCATGCTCCGGGTGGAGGCGCGCAACGCCGCCACCCCGATCGAGAAGAAGCCGGAGTGGATCCGCACGCGGGCCACGACCGGCCCCGAGTACAGCGAGCTCAAGGGCCTCGTGCGCCGCGAGGGCCTGCACACGGTCTGCGAGGAAGCAGGCTGCCCCAACATCTTCGAGTGCTGGGAGGACCGCGAGGCCACCTTCCTCATCGGGGGTGACCAGTGCACGCGGCGCTGCGACTTCTGCCAGATCGACACCGGCAAGCCCGCGGCGCTCGACACCGACGAGCCGCGCCGCGTCGCCGAGTCGGTCCAGGCCATGGGCCTGAAGTACTCGACCATCACGGGTGTGGCCCGCGACGACCTGCCCGACGGCGGCGTGTGGCTGTACGCCGAGACGGTGCGCCAGATCCACGCCATGAACCCCGGCACGGGCGTCGAGCTGCTCATCCCGGACTTCAACGCCGTCCCGGAGCTGCTGGACCTCGTCAACGAGTCGCGTCCCGAGGTGCTGGCGCACAACCTCGAGACCGTGCCGCGGATCTTCAAGCAGATCCGCCCGGCCTTCCGCTACGAGCGCTCGCTGTCCGTCCTGACGCGTGCACGCGAGGCCGGCCTGGTCACCAAGTCGAACCTCATCCTCGGCATGGGCGAGACGACGGAGGAGGTCGTCGAGGCGCTGCAGGACCTGCACGACGCGGGCTGCGACCTCATCACCATCACGCAGTACCTGCGTCCGTCCGTGCGTCACCACCCCGTCGCCCGCTGGGTGCGTCCGGAGGAGTTCGTCGCGCTCTCCGAGGAGGCCGAGCGCATCGGCTTCCTGGGGGTCATGTCCGGGCCGCTGGTCCGTTCGTCGTACCGGGCCGGACGGTTGTGGGGCCAGGCCATGCGACGCCGCGGCCTGGATATCCCGGACGCGCTCGCGCACCTCGGTGAGCCGATGACGGCCCGCCAGGAGGCGTCGGCCCTCCTCTCCAGGACCACGGCGGGCTGA
- a CDS encoding DUF4191 domain-containing protein, with protein sequence MARERSTSPQGSSSSTGASTGKVKKTRWYHQVWQAFQITRQSDPAVTWIMLAVFLGIVALGVVIGLLIDQLVYVLLLSVPFALLGGMFVLARRAETAAYTRIEGQPGASLAALGTLRRGWTFTQEPVAVDPRTQDLVFRGVGRPGVVLVGEGPSHRVGKLLEAERKRTARVVSGAPIHLIQVGDGEGQVPLRKLPRTVTKLKSQLTKDEVAVVLRRVTSLGAAKLPVPKGIDPTRARPDRKGMRGR encoded by the coding sequence ATGGCACGCGAGCGCTCCACGTCCCCGCAGGGCTCCTCCTCGAGCACGGGGGCGAGCACCGGGAAGGTCAAGAAGACCCGCTGGTACCACCAGGTCTGGCAGGCGTTCCAGATCACGCGGCAGTCGGACCCCGCGGTGACCTGGATCATGCTGGCGGTGTTCCTCGGCATCGTGGCGCTCGGCGTCGTGATCGGCCTGCTCATCGACCAGCTCGTGTACGTGCTGCTGCTCAGCGTCCCGTTCGCCCTCCTCGGCGGGATGTTCGTGCTTGCCCGTCGGGCCGAGACGGCCGCGTACACGCGCATCGAGGGTCAGCCCGGCGCGTCCCTGGCAGCGCTCGGCACGCTGCGCCGTGGCTGGACCTTCACCCAGGAGCCCGTCGCGGTCGACCCCCGCACGCAGGATCTCGTCTTCCGGGGCGTGGGGCGTCCCGGTGTCGTCCTCGTCGGCGAGGGACCGTCCCACCGCGTCGGCAAGCTGCTCGAGGCGGAGCGCAAGCGCACGGCACGCGTCGTGTCCGGTGCGCCGATCCACCTCATCCAGGTCGGTGACGGCGAGGGCCAGGTGCCGCTGCGCAAGCTCCCGCGCACCGTCACCAAGCTCAAGTCGCAGCTCACCAAGGACGAGGTCGCGGTCGTCCTGCGCCGGGTCACGTCCCTCGGGGCGGCGAAGCTGCCCGTGCCGAAGGGGATCGACCCCACGCGGGCGCGCCCTGACCGCAAGGGCATGCGGGGGCGCTGA
- a CDS encoding RDD family protein, with translation MVTRGSVGSWLEGGPGGHGDDEGLPRGARLGLPATGPGSLARLGRRVVALTIDWAACLAVSAVLLPARTDGLFLLRGDSLATLAVFALENVVLLATLGHTLGHRLLGLQVRRTIPATPDGPPQLSQRPPGVLSALVRTVLLCLVLPAVVWDGDGRGLHDRAAGTVLVRR, from the coding sequence ATGGTGACGCGTGGCTCCGTGGGGTCCTGGCTCGAGGGTGGGCCCGGTGGCCACGGCGACGACGAGGGGCTCCCGCGTGGCGCGCGGCTGGGGCTGCCCGCGACCGGTCCTGGATCGCTCGCGCGGCTGGGCCGCCGGGTCGTCGCACTCACGATCGACTGGGCCGCGTGCCTCGCCGTCTCCGCGGTGCTCCTGCCTGCGCGCACCGACGGGCTCTTCCTGCTGCGTGGCGACTCGCTGGCGACGTTGGCCGTCTTCGCGCTCGAGAACGTCGTGCTCCTCGCGACGCTCGGGCACACCCTGGGGCACCGCCTGCTGGGTCTGCAGGTGCGGCGCACGATCCCGGCGACGCCCGACGGGCCGCCTCAGCTCTCGCAGCGCCCACCGGGCGTGCTCTCCGCGCTCGTGCGGACCGTGCTGCTCTGCCTGGTGCTGCCGGCGGTGGTCTGGGACGGCGACGGTCGCGGCCTGCACGACCGTGCCGCAGGCACGGTTCTCGTCCGGCGCTGA